In Elusimicrobium sp. An273, a genomic segment contains:
- the mutL gene encoding DNA mismatch repair endonuclease MutL: MSNIRVLDEKTAGKIAAGEVIERPAGVLKELLENAVDAGATSINIDIEGAGRELIRINDNGCGMDEEDLEQSVLRHATSKIRSFDDLTTLQTFGFRGEALYSVAAVSRMTLTSCTGEGAGHRLELHAGKVFSKSPAPAIKGTTVEIRDLFYNVPARLKFLKSDSYERACLLKVIEESALANLKVAYRVHVNGRTVYDLPAQSGPFEQAVIARAKAILGEEVAGSLLFKAFDEGKLNLFLSPADKLVTVRDMQYIFVNRRPIDSKTVQQAIYKAYQNVRPKDRHPAFLVYMTLNPADFDVNIHPQKRDIRFENENRVFGRIMNDAGEVIFGQSRPVDVRLEAPQMTLPPAAQEAAQKLLSPAAPTPMETFAAACAARPAQAFSPKPHFVIKETEDPAEYIARPEGEPSGTDVPSPSAPAPRASLPEETPSWYQGPYHYLGQLQRSYLLFENPQGLVVIDQHAAQERVLFEHYLDAFERRGVKVQKLLFPVHVDLPPSNAETLLSWAAWLKTAGFEVEPFSARTVLVRTMPHMIRFKEDDMKEFIVSLSQVVGDPSKSTETLKRNMVAMLACKKAIKAHDAISPAEAEGLLENMKKCKDGMHCPHGRPCIAQVDMKQLDKLFGR, from the coding sequence ATGAGTAACATACGCGTATTGGACGAAAAAACGGCAGGCAAAATCGCCGCGGGCGAAGTGATTGAACGCCCGGCGGGCGTGCTGAAAGAATTGCTGGAAAACGCGGTGGACGCGGGCGCCACAAGCATTAACATCGATATAGAAGGCGCCGGGCGCGAGCTCATCCGCATTAACGACAACGGCTGCGGAATGGACGAAGAAGACCTGGAGCAAAGCGTACTGCGCCACGCTACGAGCAAAATCCGCTCGTTTGACGATTTGACCACCTTGCAGACGTTCGGTTTTCGCGGGGAAGCGCTGTATTCCGTGGCGGCGGTTTCGCGCATGACGCTTACCAGCTGCACCGGCGAAGGCGCCGGGCACCGCTTGGAACTGCACGCGGGGAAAGTATTTTCCAAAAGTCCGGCCCCGGCCATCAAAGGCACCACGGTGGAAATACGCGATTTGTTTTATAACGTGCCGGCCCGGCTTAAATTTTTAAAAAGCGATTCATACGAACGCGCCTGCCTGCTAAAAGTAATTGAAGAAAGCGCCTTGGCCAATTTAAAAGTGGCGTACCGGGTGCACGTGAACGGCCGCACCGTGTACGATTTGCCCGCCCAATCCGGCCCGTTTGAACAGGCCGTGATTGCCCGCGCCAAAGCGATTTTGGGCGAAGAAGTGGCGGGGTCTTTGCTGTTTAAAGCGTTTGACGAAGGAAAACTAAATTTGTTCCTCTCGCCGGCGGATAAATTGGTAACCGTGCGCGATATGCAGTATATTTTCGTCAACCGCCGCCCGATAGATTCCAAAACGGTTCAGCAGGCTATTTACAAAGCCTATCAAAACGTCCGCCCCAAAGACCGCCACCCGGCGTTTTTGGTCTATATGACGCTTAATCCGGCGGATTTTGACGTCAACATCCACCCGCAAAAGCGGGACATTCGCTTTGAAAACGAAAACAGAGTGTTCGGCCGGATTATGAACGACGCGGGGGAAGTGATTTTTGGACAATCCCGCCCGGTGGACGTACGGCTGGAAGCACCGCAAATGACGCTGCCGCCTGCCGCGCAGGAGGCGGCCCAAAAGCTTTTGTCCCCGGCGGCTCCAACGCCCATGGAAACCTTTGCCGCGGCGTGCGCCGCCCGGCCGGCGCAGGCCTTTTCGCCCAAGCCGCATTTTGTGATAAAAGAGACGGAAGACCCCGCCGAATATATCGCTCGCCCGGAAGGCGAACCGTCGGGCACGGATGTTCCTTCCCCGTCCGCTCCCGCGCCGCGCGCTTCCCTGCCGGAGGAAACGCCTTCGTGGTATCAGGGGCCCTATCACTATTTGGGGCAATTGCAGCGGAGTTATCTGCTGTTTGAAAATCCGCAGGGATTGGTGGTAATAGACCAGCACGCCGCGCAGGAACGCGTGCTGTTTGAACATTATCTGGACGCGTTTGAACGGCGGGGCGTGAAAGTGCAAAAGCTCCTTTTCCCGGTGCATGTGGATTTGCCGCCTTCCAACGCGGAGACTTTGCTTTCGTGGGCGGCTTGGCTCAAAACGGCCGGTTTTGAAGTGGAGCCTTTTTCAGCCCGCACCGTGCTGGTGCGCACCATGCCGCATATGATTCGCTTTAAAGAAGACGATATGAAAGAATTTATCGTATCACTTTCGCAAGTGGTGGGCGACCCGTCCAAATCCACCGAAACGCTCAAACGCAATATGGTGGCCATGCTGGCCTGCAAAAAAGCCATCAAGGCGCACGACGCTATTTCGCCGGCAGAGGCGGAAGGCTTGCTTGAAAATATGAAAAAGTGCAAAGACGGCATGCACTGCCCGCACGGCAGGCCCTGCATTGCGCAGGTGGATATGAAACAGTTGGATAAATTATTCGGGAGATAA
- the hpt gene encoding hypoxanthine phosphoribosyltransferase: MPENPILERVLFSEQQLADRVAELGRQISADYRGKLPLFVGILRGCILFYSDLMKNISVDCNMDFMCLSSYSGTSSTGQVRTMLDLRESIKGRHVIIVEDIVDTGLTLNYLLGNLQNRGAASIEICCLLDKPCNRKVDVHPKYVGFTVENEFVIGYGLDYNELYRNLPYIGVFRK, translated from the coding sequence ATGCCTGAAAATCCGATTTTGGAACGTGTATTATTTTCTGAACAACAATTAGCCGACCGGGTGGCTGAACTCGGCCGCCAAATTTCTGCCGATTACCGCGGCAAACTGCCGCTGTTTGTGGGTATTTTGCGCGGATGCATTTTGTTCTATTCCGATTTGATGAAAAACATCAGCGTGGACTGCAATATGGATTTTATGTGTCTGTCTTCTTACTCGGGCACTTCCAGCACCGGGCAGGTGCGCACCATGTTGGATTTGCGCGAAAGCATCAAAGGCCGCCACGTGATTATCGTGGAAGACATTGTGGATACGGGGCTGACGCTGAACTATTTGCTGGGCAACCTGCAAAACCGCGGCGCCGCCAGCATTGAAATCTGCTGCCTGCTGGATAAGCCGTGCAACCGCAAGGTGGACGTACATCCCAAATATGTGGGTTTTACCGTAGAGAATGAATTTGTGATTGGTTACGGGTTGGATTACAACGAACTATACCGCAACCTGCCGTATATAGGGGTATTTAGAAAATAA
- the alaS gene encoding alanine--tRNA ligase, translating into MKTSTEIRNGYLEFFHSKGLPILPSSSLIPHSDPTLLFTSAGMVQFKANLLGIDNSLKNAATCQKCVRTTDIDSVGFTERHLTFFEMLGNFSFGDYFKKEAIDWAWEYLTKVLAIPADKLYVSIYKGGIAPRDAEAYEYWRKYVPADRIFELGEADNFWTMGPTGPCGPCTEIYYDFGPKGCKNPHCDITCDCGRFVEIWNIVFESYNRQEDGTFKPLPHNNIDTGMGLERLCMAMQGAKNVFETDLFTPLTAQAKKDLHITGETKEEISALRIIADHVRSSSFLIAEGILPSNEGRGYILRRLIRRAARYAKLMGNDKPYLYTLVPVVQRIFAGLYPEIDKNLSHIQDVLKQEEKTFLKTLVTGEEKLAALLAACGKTLPGEEAFHLHETYGFPLELTKEIAAAKGVAVDMAGYEKAKEAAQEKSRSYADEFTKGKAVMMQKLENGYPATHFTGYDTLEDAAEVLALLNDKFEPCDSLQGEGYAVFNQTPFYAESGGQVGDKGLVLAGGKEIARVEDVQKPLGKVYLHKVNGTLKKSERVTLRVDAALRKRCMANHSAIHLVNAALRQVFGTSVHQSGSYVSPERFRFDYTLSKTPSAEELNRAWQIANQAAEAALTVTCQVRPLADAEKLGAVTLLGETYADPARFVLMGGDFEHPEQKYSLELCAGTHVKNTADVITVLVLKEGSVSAGVRRIEGVAGYAALDYLKEVNRQADALAARLEVPAKDVFTRVGAIMDELKEVKRRYTQFRERTLVAGGMNEMTFTMKNGSSLVLRQADGAEPKELRTIADTVAQKYKQALIIVMCDKEGKRSFVVKMAGKLPNTDAVTVAKMIAADLNGRAGGRPDFAQGGGEAKRPWRDLIGQLQETL; encoded by the coding sequence ATGAAAACAAGCACAGAAATCAGAAACGGTTATTTAGAATTTTTCCATTCCAAAGGGCTCCCTATTTTGCCCTCCAGCTCGCTGATTCCCCATTCGGATCCGACTTTGCTTTTTACCTCTGCCGGTATGGTGCAGTTTAAAGCCAATTTGCTGGGGATCGACAACTCCCTCAAAAATGCCGCCACCTGCCAAAAATGCGTGCGCACCACGGATATCGACAGCGTAGGCTTTACCGAGCGGCACCTGACGTTTTTTGAAATGCTGGGCAACTTTTCCTTTGGCGACTACTTTAAAAAAGAAGCCATCGACTGGGCCTGGGAATATCTGACCAAAGTGCTTGCCATTCCGGCCGATAAACTCTACGTCAGCATCTACAAAGGGGGCATCGCCCCGCGCGACGCCGAGGCCTACGAATACTGGCGCAAATATGTGCCGGCCGATCGGATTTTTGAACTGGGCGAGGCTGACAACTTTTGGACGATGGGCCCCACCGGCCCCTGCGGCCCGTGCACGGAAATTTATTACGACTTCGGCCCCAAAGGCTGCAAAAACCCGCATTGCGACATTACCTGCGACTGCGGCCGATTCGTAGAAATTTGGAACATCGTTTTTGAAAGCTACAACCGCCAGGAAGACGGCACCTTTAAACCCCTTCCGCACAACAACATTGATACCGGCATGGGCCTAGAACGTCTGTGCATGGCCATGCAGGGCGCCAAAAACGTGTTTGAAACGGATTTGTTCACCCCGCTTACGGCGCAAGCCAAAAAAGACTTACACATTACGGGCGAAACGAAAGAAGAAATTTCTGCGCTTCGCATTATTGCAGACCACGTGCGCAGTTCCAGCTTTTTGATTGCCGAAGGAATTTTGCCTTCCAACGAAGGCCGCGGCTATATTTTGCGCCGCTTGATCCGCCGCGCCGCGCGCTATGCCAAGCTGATGGGCAACGATAAGCCCTACCTCTACACGCTGGTGCCGGTGGTGCAGCGCATTTTTGCGGGGCTGTATCCGGAAATCGACAAGAACTTGTCCCACATTCAGGACGTTTTAAAACAAGAAGAAAAAACCTTCCTGAAAACGTTGGTTACCGGCGAAGAAAAACTGGCGGCTTTGTTAGCGGCCTGCGGCAAAACCTTGCCCGGAGAAGAAGCTTTTCACCTGCACGAAACGTACGGATTTCCGCTGGAGCTGACCAAAGAAATCGCCGCCGCCAAAGGCGTAGCGGTGGATATGGCCGGCTACGAAAAAGCCAAAGAAGCGGCGCAGGAAAAGAGCCGCTCGTATGCGGACGAATTTACCAAAGGCAAAGCCGTTATGATGCAAAAATTGGAAAACGGCTATCCCGCCACGCATTTTACCGGATACGACACGCTGGAAGACGCGGCCGAAGTGCTGGCGCTTTTAAACGACAAATTTGAACCGTGCGACAGCCTGCAGGGCGAAGGGTACGCCGTGTTTAACCAAACGCCTTTTTACGCCGAATCCGGCGGACAGGTGGGTGACAAAGGCCTTGTTTTGGCGGGCGGCAAAGAAATCGCCCGCGTGGAAGACGTACAAAAACCGCTGGGCAAAGTGTATTTGCATAAAGTCAACGGCACGCTTAAAAAAAGCGAACGGGTTACCCTGCGGGTGGACGCCGCCCTGCGCAAACGCTGCATGGCCAACCACAGCGCCATTCACTTGGTAAACGCCGCACTGCGCCAAGTGTTCGGCACGTCGGTGCATCAAAGCGGGTCATACGTATCGCCGGAGCGGTTCCGCTTTGACTATACGCTTTCCAAAACGCCGTCGGCCGAAGAATTAAACCGCGCGTGGCAAATTGCCAACCAGGCGGCCGAAGCCGCCCTGACGGTTACGTGCCAAGTGCGTCCGTTGGCGGATGCCGAAAAGCTGGGAGCCGTAACCCTGCTGGGCGAAACGTATGCCGACCCGGCCCGTTTTGTGCTGATGGGGGGCGACTTTGAACACCCGGAACAAAAATACAGTTTGGAACTGTGCGCCGGTACGCACGTCAAAAACACGGCGGATGTAATCACGGTGCTGGTGCTTAAGGAAGGCTCCGTTTCCGCCGGGGTGCGCCGCATTGAAGGCGTGGCGGGGTATGCCGCGCTGGACTATTTGAAAGAAGTCAACCGCCAAGCCGATGCGTTGGCCGCGCGGCTGGAAGTACCGGCCAAAGACGTATTTACGCGCGTGGGCGCGATTATGGACGAGCTCAAAGAAGTCAAACGCCGCTACACGCAATTCCGCGAGAGAACGCTGGTTGCCGGCGGCATGAACGAAATGACGTTTACGATGAAAAACGGTTCTTCGCTGGTGCTGCGCCAAGCAGACGGCGCCGAGCCCAAAGAACTGCGCACCATTGCCGATACCGTAGCGCAAAAATACAAACAGGCGCTGATTATCGTGATGTGCGACAAAGAAGGCAAACGATCGTTTGTCGTCAAAATGGCGGGCAAGCTGCCCAACACCGATGCGGTAACCGTGGCCAAGATGATCGCGGCGGACTTAAACGGCCGCGCCGGCGGACGGCCCGATTTCGCCCAAGGCGGCGGCGAGGCCAAACGCCCGTGGCGGGACTTAATCGGCCAACTGCAAGAAACGCTGTAA
- the ftsH gene encoding ATP-dependent zinc metalloprotease FtsH, producing the protein MKNNKNQNNRRIVSVGQIVGWIAVFILAVLLFNKPGVKQTELDYSEFKHKVASSEVSDLTIAPGVISGMYKNEKGEFAPFKTVRMDDPELVSQLSAADIKYKAEADNSWVSNILFNVLWIFLLIGLWWFIFLRPQRNDGRSAMNFARSKAKMQDPSQQTVTFKDVAGCDEAKEELQDVIKFLKNPKKFQKLGGKLPKGVLLYGAPGTGKTLLAKAVAGEAGVAFFSASASEFVEMFVGVGAARVRDLFDQAKKNSPAIIFIDELDAVGRRRFAGIGGGHDEREQTLNQLLIELDGFESKQGIILMASTNRPDVLDPALIRPGRFDRHISVPAPDLKGREEILKVHAKKVKLGADVDLKVVAKGTPGFVGADLANVVNEAAILAARADKDAVTKSDMDEAVERVIAGPQKKSRIISPKEQRIIAAHEVGHTVVARLTNHSDPVHKVTIIPRGQALGYTMQLPLEDKFLTSKSELLDKLCILLAGRAAEEIVFGEITSGASDDLNKTMAYARKMVMELGMSDKLGPIALPTGDDGEVFLGRDLSRHHTYSPELARAIDEEIMNLIKSSYARAKDIITKNRAAFDKLVETLLEKEVVEAAEIDEILGLKPAASQDAQPQPAEPEPVKEEPKAPKAEKPEAQQAELF; encoded by the coding sequence ATGAAGAATAACAAAAATCAGAATAACCGCCGCATCGTTTCCGTGGGGCAGATTGTAGGCTGGATCGCCGTGTTTATACTGGCTGTACTGCTGTTTAACAAGCCGGGCGTTAAGCAGACGGAGCTGGACTATTCCGAATTTAAACACAAAGTAGCGTCTTCGGAAGTATCGGATTTGACGATTGCTCCCGGCGTGATTAGCGGAATGTACAAAAACGAAAAAGGCGAATTCGCCCCGTTTAAAACGGTGCGCATGGACGACCCGGAACTCGTCAGCCAGCTGTCGGCGGCGGATATCAAGTACAAAGCCGAAGCGGATAACAGCTGGGTAAGCAACATTTTGTTTAATGTACTGTGGATTTTTCTGTTGATCGGATTGTGGTGGTTCATCTTCCTGCGCCCGCAGCGAAACGACGGCCGCAGCGCCATGAACTTTGCCCGTTCCAAAGCCAAAATGCAGGATCCTTCCCAGCAGACCGTTACGTTTAAAGACGTAGCCGGCTGCGACGAGGCCAAAGAAGAACTGCAAGACGTTATTAAATTTCTTAAAAACCCCAAAAAATTTCAAAAATTAGGCGGCAAACTGCCCAAAGGCGTTTTGCTCTACGGCGCGCCCGGCACGGGGAAAACCCTGCTGGCCAAAGCCGTTGCGGGCGAAGCGGGGGTGGCGTTCTTCTCCGCGTCGGCTTCCGAATTTGTGGAGATGTTCGTCGGCGTGGGCGCGGCGCGCGTGCGCGACTTGTTTGACCAAGCCAAAAAGAATTCTCCCGCCATTATTTTTATTGACGAGCTGGACGCCGTCGGAAGAAGACGTTTTGCCGGCATCGGCGGCGGGCACGACGAACGCGAGCAGACACTCAACCAACTGCTTATTGAACTGGACGGCTTTGAAAGCAAACAAGGCATTATTTTAATGGCCTCCACCAACCGCCCGGACGTGCTGGATCCGGCGCTTATCCGCCCCGGCCGTTTTGACCGTCATATTTCCGTTCCCGCGCCGGACTTAAAAGGGCGCGAAGAAATTTTAAAAGTACACGCCAAAAAAGTAAAACTGGGCGCCGATGTGGACTTAAAAGTGGTGGCCAAAGGAACGCCCGGCTTTGTAGGGGCGGACTTGGCCAACGTCGTCAACGAAGCGGCCATTTTGGCCGCGCGTGCCGATAAAGACGCGGTCACCAAAAGTGATATGGACGAAGCGGTGGAACGCGTGATTGCCGGCCCGCAGAAGAAAAGCCGCATCATTTCCCCCAAAGAACAGCGCATTATCGCCGCGCACGAAGTGGGGCACACGGTGGTCGCCCGGCTGACGAATCATTCCGACCCGGTGCATAAAGTAACCATCATTCCCCGCGGCCAAGCGTTGGGCTACACGATGCAGCTGCCGCTGGAAGATAAATTTTTAACCAGCAAGTCGGAACTGTTGGACAAGCTGTGCATCCTCCTGGCCGGCCGCGCCGCCGAAGAAATTGTGTTTGGCGAAATTACGTCCGGCGCCAGCGACGATTTGAACAAAACCATGGCCTATGCCCGCAAAATGGTGATGGAGCTGGGCATGAGCGACAAATTGGGCCCCATTGCCCTGCCGACGGGGGACGACGGCGAAGTGTTCTTGGGAAGAGACCTCTCCCGCCACCACACCTATTCGCCGGAATTGGCCCGCGCCATTGATGAAGAAATTATGAATTTGATTAAGTCGTCCTATGCCCGTGCGAAAGACATTATCACCAAAAACCGCGCGGCATTTGATAAATTGGTGGAAACCCTGCTTGAAAAAGAAGTAGTGGAGGCCGCCGAAATTGACGAAATACTGGGCTTGAAACCCGCGGCCTCGCAGGACGCACAGCCGCAGCCCGCAGAACCGGAACCGGTAAAAGAGGAACCGAAGGCGCCGAAAGCCGAAAAGCCGGAGGCTCAACAGGCGGAACTCTTTTAA
- the mutS gene encoding DNA mismatch repair protein MutS → MPKTTTTPLMKQYYDIRAQYPGIVLFFRLGDFYEMFDEQAREVSALLGLTLTARNGTPMCGIPYHAANNYIVRLLNAGKKIGICEQTSSVMDKNTKLFERKVIRVITPGTLMEDTLLDANQSNYLVALSAGANGWALSCVEVSTGEFWINQNDKDPTLTNLAAALAAINPSEIIGDKDSLALLKTKVVLPGNLTLTERPAFDGDYTLPDNWPSLSAWGNKRKALACALQTMDYLNVTEPSFKTVLIPSYRELKECLQIDENAVASLELVKSQEGGRKGSLWALLDKTKTAVGSRKLKEWILHPLMDPGEIAQRQDCVEGFAKNPAAVADLTALLENISDIERIMTRTATGTASPRDLSGLRQSLLNVDPIARWFETYGAAIAPHLQAKFTEILPVLQNMARVLYDAIDENPPLRLSDGHVIRRGYNAELDELRSLKSNGSKSMEEICAREREKTGISTMKVGYNSVFGYYFEVTKSHIDKVPYSYVRKQTLVNAERFITEELKELEDKILNAEQKILRLESALFDAVRKTLAAQINNLKDFAHIVSELDVYVSLALCALQGGWVKPVVDNSTELHYQNGRHPLVEATLPAGSFVPNSLDIGTPQNQIMLITGPNMGGKSVFLKQTAILVILAQMGSFVPASSARVGIVDKIMTRIGAHDALSRGNSTFMVEMNETAHILASKTPRSLILLDEVGRGTSTFDGISIAWAIVEYLYQPHGGPKVLFATHYFELVDLENKYESVRNYHVEAKEYKDACGASRLAFLYQILPGPADRSYGIHVAEIAGLPAACTLRAKKVLKDLEAKKGAKISAKEQDMVKDLFSSPIVEEIKMADPDKLTPLAALQLICEWKKRINE, encoded by the coding sequence ATGCCAAAGACCACAACCACCCCTTTAATGAAACAATACTACGACATCCGGGCCCAATACCCGGGGATTGTTTTGTTCTTCCGGTTAGGCGATTTTTACGAAATGTTTGACGAGCAGGCCCGCGAAGTAAGCGCGTTGTTGGGGCTCACGCTCACCGCGCGCAACGGCACGCCCATGTGCGGCATTCCCTACCACGCGGCAAACAACTACATTGTACGGCTTCTCAACGCCGGGAAGAAGATTGGTATCTGCGAGCAGACCAGCTCGGTAATGGACAAAAATACCAAATTGTTTGAACGCAAAGTCATTCGCGTCATTACGCCCGGCACGCTGATGGAAGATACGCTTCTGGACGCCAACCAGTCCAACTATTTGGTGGCGCTGAGCGCCGGGGCAAACGGGTGGGCGCTGTCGTGCGTGGAGGTGTCTACCGGCGAGTTTTGGATCAATCAAAACGACAAAGACCCCACTCTAACCAACTTGGCGGCGGCGCTGGCGGCAATTAACCCTTCGGAAATTATCGGAGACAAAGACAGCTTGGCCCTGCTGAAAACAAAAGTGGTGCTTCCGGGCAACCTGACGCTTACCGAACGCCCCGCGTTTGACGGGGATTACACTCTGCCGGACAATTGGCCTTCTTTAAGCGCATGGGGCAACAAGCGCAAGGCTCTTGCCTGCGCCCTGCAGACGATGGACTATTTAAACGTTACCGAGCCCAGCTTTAAAACGGTTTTGATTCCGTCGTACCGGGAACTGAAAGAATGTTTGCAGATTGACGAAAACGCCGTAGCGTCTTTGGAGCTGGTCAAAAGCCAGGAAGGGGGGCGCAAAGGCAGCCTGTGGGCCCTGTTGGACAAAACCAAAACGGCGGTAGGAAGCCGCAAATTAAAAGAATGGATTTTGCACCCGCTGATGGATCCGGGGGAAATTGCCCAGCGGCAGGATTGCGTGGAAGGCTTTGCCAAAAACCCGGCGGCCGTGGCCGATTTGACGGCTTTGCTGGAAAACATTTCCGACATTGAACGCATCATGACGCGCACCGCTACCGGCACGGCGTCGCCGCGGGATTTGTCGGGGTTGAGGCAGTCTTTATTAAACGTAGACCCGATCGCCCGCTGGTTTGAAACCTACGGGGCGGCCATTGCCCCGCATTTGCAGGCCAAATTTACCGAAATTTTGCCGGTGCTTCAAAATATGGCGCGGGTTTTGTACGACGCCATTGACGAAAACCCGCCGCTTCGCCTATCGGACGGGCACGTCATCCGCCGGGGCTACAACGCCGAGCTGGATGAACTGCGCTCGCTTAAGTCCAACGGCAGCAAAAGCATGGAAGAAATCTGCGCCCGCGAGCGCGAAAAAACGGGAATTTCCACGATGAAAGTGGGGTATAACTCCGTTTTCGGCTATTATTTTGAAGTGACCAAATCCCACATTGATAAGGTGCCTTATTCCTACGTGCGCAAGCAGACGCTAGTCAATGCGGAACGGTTTATTACCGAAGAACTCAAAGAACTGGAAGACAAAATTTTAAATGCCGAGCAAAAAATCCTGCGCTTGGAAAGCGCCTTGTTTGATGCCGTTCGCAAAACGCTGGCGGCGCAGATTAATAATTTAAAAGACTTTGCCCACATTGTTTCGGAGCTGGACGTGTATGTATCGCTGGCGCTGTGCGCGTTGCAGGGCGGCTGGGTAAAGCCCGTGGTGGACAACAGTACCGAACTGCACTACCAAAACGGCCGCCACCCGCTGGTGGAAGCTACCCTGCCTGCCGGCAGTTTCGTGCCCAACAGCTTGGATATCGGCACGCCGCAAAACCAAATTATGCTGATTACCGGCCCCAATATGGGTGGCAAAAGCGTGTTTTTAAAACAAACCGCCATTTTGGTGATTTTGGCGCAAATGGGCAGTTTTGTGCCGGCTTCGTCGGCTAGAGTAGGGATTGTGGATAAAATTATGACGCGCATCGGCGCGCACGACGCGTTAAGCCGCGGCAACTCCACTTTTATGGTGGAAATGAACGAAACTGCGCATATTTTGGCGTCCAAAACGCCGCGCAGCCTGATTTTGCTGGACGAAGTGGGCCGCGGCACTTCCACCTTTGACGGCATTTCCATTGCGTGGGCGATTGTGGAGTATTTATACCAGCCGCACGGCGGCCCCAAGGTGCTGTTTGCCACGCATTATTTTGAATTGGTGGATTTGGAAAACAAATACGAAAGCGTGCGCAACTACCACGTGGAAGCCAAGGAATATAAAGACGCTTGCGGCGCCAGCCGGCTGGCGTTTTTGTATCAAATTTTGCCCGGCCCGGCTGACCGTTCTTACGGCATTCACGTGGCCGAAATCGCCGGTTTGCCGGCGGCGTGCACGCTGCGCGCCAAAAAAGTGCTGAAAGATTTGGAAGCCAAGAAAGGGGCCAAAATATCGGCCAAGGAGCAGGATATGGTAAAGGACTTGTTCTCCTCGCCGATTGTGGAAGAAATCAAAATGGCCGACCCAGACAAACTTACGCCGCTGGCGGCGCTGCAGTTAATTTGCGAATGGAAGAAACGAATCAATGAGTAA
- a CDS encoding EFR1 family ferrodoxin (N-terminal region resembles flavodoxins. C-terminal ferrodoxin region binds two 4Fe-4S clusters.), producing the protein MQIDRITCVCFSATGLTQKTADLFTDAFGAPVKKVDITPFSAEDVSLSFGPSELVVFAAPVYGGRIPAAAARRLSHLKGNHTPAVVLAVYGNRDYDDALLEMQDIALAGGFVPVAAAAPVAQHSLMPRVAKGRPDEKDASLLAAFAKRVQQYLRQADAQELTVPSVKGKRPYQAYPKIPFQPSASSACVKCGVCAQACPTGAISLENPSQTDASRCISCMRCVAVCPHHARGINKLLQGVAQAAFLLKYGARKEPEFYCNDKS; encoded by the coding sequence ATGCAAATAGACCGGATTACGTGTGTGTGTTTTAGCGCCACGGGGCTTACCCAAAAAACGGCGGATCTGTTTACGGACGCGTTTGGCGCCCCGGTAAAAAAGGTGGACATTACCCCCTTTTCTGCAGAGGACGTTTCGCTTTCTTTCGGCCCGAGCGAACTCGTAGTGTTTGCCGCGCCCGTATACGGCGGGCGGATCCCCGCGGCGGCGGCGCGGCGGCTTTCGCACCTGAAAGGGAACCACACCCCGGCCGTTGTGCTGGCGGTGTACGGAAACCGGGATTATGACGACGCTTTGCTGGAAATGCAGGATATTGCCTTGGCGGGCGGGTTTGTGCCCGTTGCGGCGGCGGCGCCGGTGGCGCAGCATTCGTTAATGCCCCGCGTAGCCAAAGGACGCCCGGATGAAAAAGACGCATCCCTGTTGGCGGCGTTTGCAAAGCGCGTGCAGCAATACCTCCGGCAGGCGGATGCGCAGGAACTGACGGTTCCCTCCGTTAAGGGCAAGCGGCCTTATCAAGCGTATCCTAAAATTCCGTTTCAGCCGTCGGCTTCATCGGCCTGCGTAAAGTGCGGCGTTTGCGCCCAAGCGTGCCCCACCGGGGCCATTTCGCTTGAAAACCCGTCCCAAACGGACGCTTCCCGCTGCATCAGCTGTATGCGTTGCGTGGCTGTGTGCCCGCACCATGCCCGAGGCATTAATAAACTGTTGCAGGGGGTGGCGCAAGCGGCCTTCCTGCTAAAATACGGCGCCCGCAAAGAGCCGGAATTCTATTGTAACGACAAATCCTAA